Proteins encoded in a region of the Thermodesulfobacteriota bacterium genome:
- the fliG gene encoding flagellar motor switch protein FliG, whose protein sequence is MAEKGEKLLSGPQKAAILLLSMGEEFTAEVFKRLKEDEIKELARQMTKVEPVSGNIVESLVTEFQGFVSSGSIRGLAVDGNEFFKKAVGHAFKGEQAQSILEEIEQEWKLNFFQKVRKLDSKTVGNFIKSEHPQTVALILAHLEQAQAASIIMELPQNIQADVLMRIAMLEKVSPEVIEEIDKAIQEELTVIGGTEGTHTIGGIQTAAEILNQTDRATEAAIMEQIEEQKQDLADEIRKRMFIFEDLLQVDDRSIMAILKEVSSDELKMALKTASEELKDKVFRNMSSRASEMLKEDMEIAGPARLRDVELAQQAIIKVAKRLESEGKIMLGGKGGEDIFV, encoded by the coding sequence ATGGCTGAGAAGGGTGAGAAGCTCCTTTCTGGTCCGCAAAAGGCCGCTATTCTTCTCCTGTCCATGGGAGAGGAATTTACGGCTGAAGTTTTTAAGAGACTGAAAGAAGATGAGATCAAAGAGTTGGCCAGGCAGATGACTAAGGTTGAACCTGTCTCGGGGAATATTGTTGAAAGCCTGGTCACGGAATTCCAGGGTTTTGTCTCTTCCGGATCGATCAGAGGGCTAGCGGTAGATGGCAATGAGTTTTTCAAGAAGGCGGTAGGCCATGCTTTTAAGGGCGAACAGGCCCAGAGTATTCTGGAAGAGATTGAACAGGAATGGAAACTTAACTTCTTTCAGAAGGTAAGGAAGTTAGATAGTAAAACGGTTGGTAATTTTATTAAGAGCGAGCATCCCCAGACTGTCGCCCTGATTCTTGCGCACCTGGAACAAGCGCAGGCCGCCAGTATCATTATGGAGCTCCCGCAAAATATACAGGCCGATGTATTGATGCGCATTGCCATGCTGGAAAAAGTCAGCCCTGAGGTTATTGAAGAAATTGACAAGGCTATTCAGGAAGAGCTGACGGTTATCGGCGGCACAGAGGGAACGCATACTATCGGCGGTATTCAAACGGCCGCGGAGATATTGAATCAGACGGACCGGGCCACGGAAGCAGCCATCATGGAACAGATCGAAGAACAGAAACAGGACCTGGCCGATGAGATTCGCAAGAGAATGTTTATCTTCGAAGACCTCCTGCAGGTGGACGATCGCAGCATAATGGCCATACTTAAAGAGGTCAGCAGTGATGAACTTAAGATGGCTTTAAAGACTGCCTCGGAGGAGCTTAAAGATAAGGTATTTCGTAATATGTCTTCGCGTGCGTCCGAGATGCTTAAGGAAGACATGGAGATCGCCGGGCCGGCAAGATTAAGGGATGTAGAACTGGCCCAGCAGGCGATCATAAAGGTGGCCAAGAGGCTGGAAAGCGAAGGTAAAATTATGCTTGGCGGCAAGGGCGGGGAGGACATTTTTGTATAA
- a CDS encoding FliH/SctL family protein translates to MRQKVGTKRKTDFSFERLEAFLQGNPGDGQGTGKGPGDDEYSAGREAEKIIRQAREKSVFIEHEAYEKGYAQGEKDGFEFGKEKLIIELQNFARIMREINDLKSSLYKKWEEEILTLTLAIARKVIHHEVITSPELIRYAIREALNHVVENSKVRIRAHPYDFAFVDEIKEDFLKGIAGLKHVEIVEDKNITQGGCLLETEFGDIDVTLDGQLAAVEAAVEKVLKTGKGITNDSSQ, encoded by the coding sequence ATGAGGCAAAAAGTAGGTACTAAAAGAAAGACGGATTTTTCTTTCGAAAGACTGGAGGCCTTCCTCCAGGGTAATCCGGGAGATGGCCAGGGGACAGGCAAGGGACCGGGGGATGATGAATATAGCGCCGGGAGGGAGGCCGAAAAAATCATTCGCCAGGCCAGAGAGAAATCCGTTTTTATTGAACACGAGGCCTACGAGAAAGGATACGCCCAGGGAGAAAAGGACGGTTTTGAATTCGGCAAAGAAAAGCTCATAATTGAGTTGCAGAATTTTGCCAGGATAATGCGTGAAATCAACGACCTTAAGTCTTCGCTCTACAAGAAATGGGAGGAAGAGATATTAACTCTGACCCTTGCGATTGCCAGAAAAGTCATCCATCACGAAGTTATCACTTCACCGGAATTGATAAGATACGCCATCAGAGAGGCGCTGAATCACGTGGTGGAAAATTCAAAAGTAAGAATCAGGGCTCATCCCTACGATTTTGCGTTCGTCGATGAGATTAAAGAAGATTTTTTAAAGGGGATTGCCGGGCTAAAGCATGTAGAGATAGTGGAAGACAAAAATATTACGCAGGGCGGTTGCCTGCTGGAAACGGAATTTGGTGATATAGATGTTACTTTAGACGGACAGCTGGCGGCTGTTGAGGCTGCTGTAGAGAAAGTTCTGAAAACCGGCAAAGGGATAACGAATGACTCCAGCCAGTAA
- the fliI gene encoding flagellar protein export ATPase FliI, translated as MTPASNPAINWGAYRQAVEEAKTISVQGVVTQVIGMVIEGRGPGMAVGGICEIDLKNNGSSIPAEVVGFRNDRVLLMPLGEMRGIEPGSRIRLKQQSPNIKTGQKLLGRVIDGLGNQIDQKDRIEYETDYPLYAEPLNPLLRERISEPVDVGIRAINGLITIGKGQRIGIMSGSGVGKSVLMGMIARHTAADISVIALIGERGREVREFIERDLGEAGLRRSVVVVATSDQPPLIRMRGAYLATAIAEYFRDKGKDVILMMDSITRFAMSYREVGLAIGEPPTSRGYTPSVFAQLPKLLERAGTKRGGGSITGIYTVLVEGDDMNEPIADASRSIIDGHIVLSRDLAHENHYPAIDVLGSISRVMRDITGENQRKNTKKLINILATYRKAEDLINIGAYVKGSNPKIDYAVKMIDKVNAYLQQEVEERVSYGESAAQLAALFAG; from the coding sequence ATGACTCCAGCCAGTAACCCGGCCATTAACTGGGGGGCCTATAGGCAGGCCGTCGAAGAGGCAAAGACCATTAGTGTGCAGGGTGTAGTAACCCAGGTAATCGGCATGGTCATTGAAGGCCGGGGACCAGGTATGGCAGTGGGTGGGATATGTGAGATTGATCTCAAAAATAACGGGAGCAGCATTCCAGCGGAGGTAGTTGGTTTTCGAAACGACCGGGTGCTGCTTATGCCTCTGGGTGAGATGCGGGGCATAGAACCAGGCAGTAGAATAAGGCTTAAACAGCAGAGTCCCAATATCAAGACAGGCCAAAAACTCCTGGGGCGGGTTATAGACGGACTCGGGAATCAGATCGATCAAAAGGATCGCATAGAATATGAAACAGATTATCCTCTCTATGCCGAGCCCTTGAACCCTTTACTGCGCGAGCGTATAAGTGAACCGGTAGATGTGGGCATACGGGCTATAAACGGCCTTATTACTATAGGCAAGGGGCAGAGGATCGGTATTATGTCCGGTTCGGGTGTAGGGAAGAGTGTGCTCATGGGGATGATCGCCCGGCATACCGCCGCCGATATCAGCGTCATAGCCCTTATCGGGGAACGGGGCCGGGAGGTAAGAGAATTTATCGAACGGGATCTGGGAGAGGCCGGCTTAAGGCGTTCGGTAGTGGTGGTGGCCACTTCAGACCAGCCGCCGCTTATAAGGATGCGTGGAGCTTATCTGGCCACAGCCATAGCTGAATATTTCCGGGACAAAGGCAAAGACGTTATCCTGATGATGGATTCAATAACCCGTTTCGCCATGTCCTACCGGGAAGTTGGGCTGGCTATCGGCGAACCGCCAACCTCGCGCGGATATACCCCCTCTGTATTTGCTCAACTGCCTAAATTGCTGGAACGGGCCGGGACCAAGCGCGGTGGCGGGAGTATTACGGGTATTTATACCGTGCTGGTCGAGGGAGATGATATGAACGAGCCTATTGCCGATGCCTCACGCTCCATCATAGACGGGCATATTGTCTTATCCCGTGATCTGGCCCATGAGAATCACTATCCGGCTATAGATGTTCTAGGCAGTATCAGCCGGGTAATGCGGGATATTACAGGAGAGAATCAGCGAAAGAATACCAAAAAGCTCATCAACATCCTGGCCACATACCGGAAGGCCGAAGACCTCATTAATATCGGGGCATACGTAAAAGGAAGCAACCCCAAAATAGACTATGCCGTCAAGATGATCGATAAGGTTAATGCATATCTGCAACAGGAAGTAGAGGAACGGGTAAGCTATGGCGAAAGCGCCGCTCAACTGGCGGCCTTGTTTGCGGGATAA
- the fliJ gene encoding flagellar export protein FliJ gives MRYSFKFETLLNYKKRLEEVAQQVLAQKMTKLAEAEQKLNRLRTREEECLFELTEKRTKGIPAAQHLLYINYLNLLARDIAVQEEVVQASTRAVEEARQKLLKLSREKKMVEKLKKKDFDAFTQEMIRLEQKENDELVLIRRQAKDVFSEGLGYA, from the coding sequence ATGCGCTATTCTTTTAAATTTGAGACCTTGCTAAATTACAAGAAACGCCTGGAGGAGGTCGCCCAGCAGGTCCTGGCTCAAAAGATGACCAAACTGGCAGAGGCGGAACAAAAGCTGAATCGGCTAAGAACCCGGGAAGAGGAATGTTTGTTTGAGTTGACAGAAAAAAGGACAAAAGGCATCCCGGCAGCGCAGCATTTACTTTATATAAACTACCTTAACCTGTTGGCCAGGGACATCGCTGTACAGGAAGAAGTGGTGCAGGCATCAACCCGGGCGGTTGAAGAGGCCAGGCAGAAGCTTCTCAAGTTGTCCAGGGAAAAGAAGATGGTCGAGAAATTAAAGAAAAAAGATTTTGACGCCTTTACGCAGGAGATGATACGTCTGGAACAGAAAGAAAACGATGAATTGGTTCTTATAAGGCGTCAGGCCAAAGATGTGTTTTCAGAAGGACTGGGATATGCGTAG